The Rhodopseudomonas palustris genome window below encodes:
- a CDS encoding SDR family NAD(P)-dependent oxidoreductase — protein sequence MSDRTALPLHGRRAMVTGAAQGIGLAIARTLALQGAQVVLVNLKHESGEAAARAIRDAGGDARFIVGDMSDEAAIAATVAASATAIGGLDILVNNAAPTQRARPPFAEQSTVLWDATEAVMLRGYMLTAQAALPQLAQARGAIVNLSSVLARSVAHETAAYHVAKAGVEQLTRYLAWHLGRSGVRVNAVAPGVVDRDVGAKLSDDPVNRAVLEAAVPLGRAATGAEIAEVVAFLCSPAAGYITGQTLVIDGGLSLGEPFGVARATLRAAAGGA from the coding sequence ATGAGCGATCGCACCGCCCTGCCCCTGCACGGCCGACGCGCGATGGTCACCGGCGCCGCTCAGGGTATCGGCCTTGCGATCGCCCGCACGCTGGCGCTGCAGGGCGCGCAGGTCGTGCTGGTCAACCTCAAGCACGAGTCCGGCGAAGCGGCGGCACGCGCGATCAGGGACGCCGGCGGCGATGCGCGCTTCATCGTCGGCGACATGAGCGACGAGGCCGCGATCGCCGCAACGGTGGCGGCGAGCGCGACCGCGATCGGCGGGCTCGATATCCTGGTCAACAACGCCGCGCCTACGCAGCGGGCGCGGCCGCCATTCGCCGAGCAGAGCACCGTGCTGTGGGATGCCACCGAAGCGGTGATGCTGCGCGGCTACATGCTCACCGCACAGGCGGCGCTGCCGCAGCTGGCGCAGGCCCGCGGCGCGATCGTCAACCTGTCGTCGGTGCTGGCGCGCAGCGTCGCACATGAGACCGCCGCCTATCACGTCGCCAAGGCCGGCGTCGAACAGCTCACCCGCTATCTCGCCTGGCATCTCGGCCGCAGCGGCGTGCGGGTCAATGCGGTGGCGCCCGGCGTGGTCGATCGCGATGTCGGCGCCAAGCTCAGCGACGATCCGGTCAATCGCGCGGTGCTCGAAGCCGCGGTGCCGCTCGGCCGCGCCGCCACCGGCGCCGAGATCGCCGAGGTGGTGGCATTCCTGTGTTCGCCGGCGGCGGGCTACATCACCGGTCAGACGCTGGTGATCGACGGCGGCCTGTCGCTGGGCGAACCGTTCGGCGTCGCCCGCGCCACGCTCCGTGCGGCGGCCGGAGGCGCTTAA
- the arsB gene encoding ACR3 family arsenite efflux transporter, whose protein sequence is MSTFERYLTLWVALCIVVGIGLGHLMPGAFQVIGAAEIAKVNLPVAALIWLMIIPMLVRIDFAALGRVREHWRGIGVTLFINWAVKPFSMAALAWLFVGYLFKPYLPAEQINSYIAGLIILAAAPCTAMVFVWSNLTKGEPHFTLSQVALNDTIMVFAFAPIVGLLLGLSAITVPWDTLVLSVVLYIVVPVLIAQGLRRWTLASGGDTQLQRLLGVFQPLSLVALLATLVLLFGFQGEQIIKQPLVIALLAVPILIQVYFNAGLAYLLNRLSGEQHCVAGPSALIGASNFFELAVAAAISLFGFESGAALATVVGVLIEVPVMLTVVAIVNRSKRWYEAAAGAR, encoded by the coding sequence ATGTCCACCTTCGAACGCTATCTCACCCTCTGGGTCGCGCTGTGCATCGTCGTCGGAATCGGGCTCGGGCATTTGATGCCGGGGGCGTTTCAGGTGATCGGGGCGGCGGAGATCGCCAAGGTCAACCTGCCGGTGGCGGCGCTGATCTGGCTGATGATCATTCCGATGCTGGTGCGGATCGACTTCGCGGCGCTCGGACGGGTGCGCGAGCACTGGCGAGGCATCGGCGTGACACTGTTCATCAACTGGGCGGTCAAGCCGTTCTCGATGGCGGCGCTGGCGTGGCTGTTCGTCGGTTATCTGTTCAAACCGTATCTGCCGGCCGAGCAGATCAACTCCTACATCGCCGGGCTGATCATTCTCGCCGCCGCGCCGTGCACCGCGATGGTGTTCGTATGGTCGAACCTGACCAAAGGCGAGCCGCATTTCACCCTCAGCCAAGTCGCGCTCAACGACACCATTATGGTGTTTGCCTTCGCGCCGATCGTCGGCTTGCTGCTCGGACTGTCGGCCATCACCGTGCCATGGGACACGTTGGTGCTGTCGGTGGTGCTGTACATCGTCGTGCCGGTGCTCATCGCGCAGGGCCTCCGACGCTGGACGCTGGCGTCAGGAGGGGACACGCAACTCCAGCGGCTGCTCGGCGTGTTCCAGCCGCTGTCGCTGGTGGCGCTGCTGGCGACGTTGGTGCTGCTGTTCGGCTTTCAGGGCGAGCAGATCATCAAGCAGCCGCTGGTCATTGCGCTGCTCGCGGTGCCGATCCTGATCCAGGTGTATTTCAACGCCGGGCTGGCGTACCTGCTCAATCGGCTGTCCGGCGAGCAGCATTGCGTCGCCGGCCCGTCGGCGCTGATCGGCGCCAGCAACTTCTTCGAACTCGCGGTCGCCGCGGCGATCAGCCTGTTCGGCTTCGAATCCGGTGCCGCGCTTGCCACCGTGGTCGGCGTGCTGATCGAGGTGCCGGTGATGCTGACGGTGGTCGCGATCGTCAACCGTTCCAAGCGCTGGTACGAAGCCGCTGCGGGCGCCCGGTGA
- the arsC gene encoding arsenate reductase (glutaredoxin) (This arsenate reductase requires both glutathione and glutaredoxin to convert arsenate to arsenite, after which the efflux transporter formed by ArsA and ArsB can extrude the arsenite from the cell, providing resistance.) gives MDVIIYHNPSCGTSRNTLGLIRNAGIEPHVIEYLKCPPSRALLKQLIARAGLTLRQALREKGTPYAELKLDDLSLSDDDLLDAMIAHPILIQRPLVVTPNGVRLCRPSEQVLDLLPPQQGEFRKEDGELVVDASGRRVATA, from the coding sequence ATGGACGTCATCATCTATCACAACCCTTCCTGCGGCACCTCGCGCAACACGCTCGGCCTGATCCGCAACGCCGGGATCGAGCCGCACGTGATCGAATATCTGAAGTGCCCGCCGAGCCGGGCGCTGCTGAAGCAGCTGATCGCCCGCGCCGGACTGACGCTGCGGCAGGCGCTGCGCGAGAAGGGCACGCCTTACGCGGAGCTGAAGCTCGACGATCTGTCGCTCAGCGATGACGATCTGCTCGACGCCATGATCGCGCATCCGATCCTGATCCAGCGCCCGCTGGTGGTGACGCCGAACGGCGTGCGGCTGTGCCGGCCATCGGAACAAGTCCTCGACCTGCTACCACCGCAGCAAGGCGAATTCCGCAAGGAAGACGGCGAGCTGGTGGTCGACGCGAGCGGCCGGCGGGTAGCGACGGCGTAG
- a CDS encoding ArsR/SmtB family transcription factor, protein MKSEDAILALGALAQGTRLEAFRLLAAHEPDGLAAGAIADALAVPQNTMSSHLAVLARAGLIRSQRYSRSIVYRADLARFQEVALFLIKDCCGGRPELCAPLIADLQPCCAPAAKPTRGKARAKS, encoded by the coding sequence ATGAAATCAGAGGACGCCATTCTCGCGCTCGGGGCGCTAGCGCAGGGGACGCGGCTGGAGGCGTTTCGGCTGCTGGCGGCGCATGAGCCGGACGGGCTCGCCGCCGGCGCGATCGCCGATGCGTTGGCGGTGCCGCAGAACACGATGTCGTCGCACCTGGCGGTGCTGGCGCGGGCCGGGCTGATCCGGTCGCAGCGGTACAGCCGCTCGATCGTGTACCGCGCCGACCTCGCGCGGTTTCAGGAGGTCGCGCTGTTCCTGATCAAGGATTGCTGCGGCGGCCGGCCGGAGTTGTGCGCGCCGCTGATCGCCGATCTGCAGCCGTGCTGCGCGCCGGCCGCAAAACCCACGCGCGGCAAGGCGCGAGCCAAAAGCTGA
- a CDS encoding DUF3606 domain-containing protein: MAAKKATKKTTTRGRKQDRARVAAGQDYEVRYEAKKTGRSAPAVKKAVKKVGNARKKVEKRLAKKG, from the coding sequence ATGGCTGCGAAGAAAGCCACCAAGAAGACCACGACGCGCGGACGCAAGCAGGACCGGGCCCGCGTCGCCGCCGGCCAGGACTACGAAGTCCGCTACGAAGCCAAGAAGACCGGCCGCTCCGCGCCCGCGGTGAAGAAGGCCGTCAAGAAAGTCGGCAACGCGCGCAAGAAGGTCGAAAAGCGGCTGGCGAAGAAGGGGTAA
- a CDS encoding tryptophanase: MATVKFFGNEAVPLEMHKVRIVQKLNLPPVERRLEKITEAGNNTFLLKNDDVFLDMLTDSGVNAMSDRQQAAMLTADDSYAGSATYTRLEDKLRDIFGMHYFLPTHQGRACEHILAKVFVTPGKVVPMNYHFTTTKAHIVLQGGTVDELVTDAGLEVTSANPFKGNMDIAKLRAVIEKVGAANIGFVRMESGTNLIGGQPVSLQNLADVSNVCKEHGVPLVLDASLLADNLYFNKTREDHCKTLSIREITRRTADLCDIIYFSARKLGCARGGGICIRDRALYEKMRPLVPLYEGFLTYGGMSVREMEALTVGLEETMDEEMINQGPQFIAYMVDQLVERGVPVITPAGGLGCHIDAKRFVDHIPQSQYPAGALAAALYVASGIRGMERGTLSEQREPDGSEIYANMELVRLAMPRRVFTLSQVKYAVDRIAWLYANRKLIEGLTFVEEPEVLRFFYGLLKPVTDWQNKLVAKFREDFGDSL; the protein is encoded by the coding sequence ATGGCGACAGTGAAGTTTTTCGGCAACGAGGCGGTGCCGCTCGAGATGCACAAGGTGCGGATCGTGCAGAAACTCAACCTGCCGCCGGTCGAGCGCCGCCTGGAAAAGATCACCGAGGCCGGCAACAACACCTTCCTGCTGAAGAACGACGACGTCTTCCTCGACATGCTGACGGATTCCGGCGTCAACGCGATGAGCGACCGCCAGCAGGCCGCGATGCTGACCGCCGACGACTCTTACGCCGGCAGCGCCACCTACACCCGGCTCGAAGACAAGCTGCGCGACATCTTCGGCATGCACTACTTCCTGCCGACCCATCAGGGCCGCGCCTGCGAGCACATCCTCGCCAAGGTGTTCGTCACGCCCGGCAAGGTGGTGCCGATGAACTATCACTTCACCACCACCAAGGCGCACATCGTGCTGCAGGGCGGCACGGTGGATGAACTGGTGACCGACGCCGGCCTCGAAGTGACCAGCGCCAACCCGTTCAAGGGCAACATGGACATTGCCAAGCTGCGGGCGGTGATCGAGAAGGTCGGGGCCGCCAATATCGGCTTCGTCCGGATGGAAAGCGGCACCAACCTGATCGGCGGCCAGCCGGTGTCGCTGCAGAACCTCGCCGACGTCAGCAACGTCTGCAAGGAGCACGGCGTTCCGCTGGTGCTGGACGCCAGCCTGCTCGCCGACAATCTGTACTTCAACAAGACCCGCGAGGATCACTGCAAGACGCTGTCGATCCGCGAGATCACCCGCCGCACCGCCGACCTGTGCGACATCATCTACTTCTCGGCGCGCAAGCTCGGCTGCGCCCGCGGCGGCGGCATCTGTATCCGCGACCGGGCGCTGTACGAGAAGATGCGGCCGCTGGTGCCGCTGTATGAAGGCTTCCTCACCTATGGCGGCATGTCGGTGCGCGAAATGGAAGCGCTTACCGTCGGCCTCGAAGAGACCATGGACGAGGAGATGATCAACCAGGGGCCGCAGTTCATCGCCTACATGGTCGACCAGCTGGTCGAGCGCGGCGTTCCGGTGATCACTCCGGCCGGCGGCCTCGGCTGCCACATCGACGCCAAGCGGTTCGTCGACCACATTCCGCAGTCGCAATATCCGGCCGGCGCGCTGGCGGCGGCACTGTACGTCGCCTCCGGCATCCGCGGCATGGAGCGCGGCACGCTGTCCGAACAGCGCGAGCCGGACGGCAGCGAGATCTACGCCAATATGGAGCTTGTGCGCCTCGCGATGCCGCGCCGGGTGTTCACGCTGTCGCAGGTCAAATACGCGGTCGACCGCATCGCCTGGCTGTACGCCAACCGCAAGCTGATCGAAGGCTTGACCTTCGTCGAGGAGCCGGAGGTGCTGCGGTTCTTCTACGGCCTGCTCAAGCCGGTGACCGACTGGCAGAACAAGCTGGTGGCGAAGTTCCGCGAGGACTTTGGCGACAGCCTGTAA
- a CDS encoding L,D-transpeptidase, which translates to MIRFPRTSRAAAVAIVAIGTIAIAAPANAAQTLPFPFLPFLPQPEAMQPLAYAPVEQSAPQPQVAPQEDEDGTVAELPARLKRQIVAYQTREAPGTIIVDTPNTYLYYVLGSGRAIRYGIGVGRDGFTWSGVKAVARKAEWPDWTPPPEMIARQPYLPRHMAGGPGNPLGARAMYLGGTVYRIHGTNAPSTIGTHVSSGCIRLTNEDVKDLYSRVNVGAKVIVLPDNRRAADAGTGRRG; encoded by the coding sequence ATGATCCGTTTTCCGCGCACCAGCCGTGCCGCTGCGGTCGCCATCGTCGCGATCGGGACCATTGCCATCGCCGCACCCGCGAATGCGGCGCAGACGCTACCCTTCCCGTTCCTGCCTTTCCTGCCGCAGCCGGAAGCGATGCAGCCGCTGGCCTACGCGCCGGTCGAACAGAGCGCACCGCAGCCCCAGGTCGCGCCCCAGGAAGACGAGGACGGCACCGTCGCCGAGCTGCCGGCCCGGCTGAAGCGCCAGATCGTCGCCTATCAGACCCGCGAAGCCCCGGGCACCATCATCGTCGATACGCCGAACACCTATCTGTACTACGTGCTCGGCAGCGGGCGTGCGATCCGGTACGGTATCGGGGTCGGCCGTGATGGCTTCACCTGGTCGGGCGTCAAGGCGGTCGCCAGAAAGGCCGAGTGGCCGGATTGGACGCCGCCGCCGGAAATGATCGCCCGCCAGCCCTATCTGCCGCGCCACATGGCCGGCGGCCCCGGCAATCCGCTCGGAGCCCGCGCGATGTATCTCGGCGGCACCGTGTATCGCATCCACGGCACCAACGCGCCGTCGACCATCGGCACCCACGTCTCCTCGGGCTGCATCCGGCTGACCAACGAGGACGTCAAGGATCTGTATTCGCGGGTCAACGTCGGCGCCAAGGTGATCGTGCTTCCCGACAACCGCCGCGCCGCAGATGCGGGCACCGGACGCCGCGGCTGA
- a CDS encoding DUF4403 family protein, whose translation MRFVKFGLVALAIVAISFTVTLKAFDWLAPRAISPPSLQALPPLPPIRQSTVVVPVSVPLGTIRDLVDAVAPRTFSGKANNPLSQYVQNADIQWTATRGTVTVRGAKDQLTITSPLTGTVNAKGSLSANTQSKVDETLGRLLGNKMAKQIGVNIKSFNANGEIKGTIAISARPQVLPNWHVDPHLDAEVALSDSGVSVGGVRIDVPQQVKPVIDKAIADQLGVLERQIRDDGALERSARREWDRLCRSVPLQGAGIPNGFFLEIRPTRALAAQPQVDAAAATLTLGIVADTRITAGPTKPQCPFPPALQMVAPDNAGVKVAVPIDIPFQELDRILEAQFVGKTFPEGDSRAAITVKRAKLAASGDRLLISLLVDAKENRSFFGFGTEATLHIWGRPTLDQEDQTLRLSDIKLAVESEAAFGLLGDTARAAVPYLEKAIADKAVIDLKPESTNIQRRVGNMIATYQRNEDGLRISSEISSLRLSDLVFDSNMLRITAEANGILEVKVTRLKPPELPQVPR comes from the coding sequence ATGCGTTTCGTCAAGTTTGGATTGGTAGCACTCGCGATCGTCGCGATTTCATTCACGGTCACGCTGAAGGCGTTCGACTGGCTGGCGCCGCGCGCCATCTCGCCGCCGAGCCTGCAGGCGCTGCCACCCTTGCCGCCGATCCGGCAGTCCACCGTGGTGGTGCCGGTGTCGGTGCCGCTCGGGACCATCCGCGACCTGGTCGATGCCGTCGCGCCGCGCACCTTCTCCGGCAAAGCCAACAATCCGCTGTCGCAATATGTGCAGAACGCCGACATCCAATGGACCGCGACGCGCGGCACCGTGACGGTGCGCGGCGCCAAGGATCAGCTCACCATCACCTCGCCGCTCACCGGCACGGTGAATGCCAAGGGCTCGCTCTCCGCCAACACCCAGTCCAAGGTCGACGAGACGCTCGGCCGGCTGCTCGGCAACAAGATGGCCAAGCAGATCGGCGTCAACATCAAGTCGTTCAACGCCAACGGTGAGATCAAGGGCACGATCGCGATCAGTGCGCGGCCGCAGGTGCTGCCGAATTGGCATGTCGATCCGCATCTCGACGCTGAAGTGGCGCTGTCGGATTCCGGCGTCTCGGTCGGCGGCGTCCGCATCGACGTGCCGCAGCAGGTCAAGCCGGTGATCGACAAGGCGATCGCCGATCAGCTCGGCGTGCTGGAGCGCCAGATCCGCGACGACGGCGCGCTGGAGCGCAGCGCCCGGCGCGAATGGGATCGGCTGTGCCGCTCGGTGCCGCTGCAGGGCGCCGGCATTCCCAACGGCTTCTTCCTGGAAATTCGGCCGACCCGGGCGCTCGCAGCCCAGCCGCAGGTCGATGCCGCAGCCGCCACGCTGACGCTCGGCATCGTCGCCGACACCCGCATCACCGCCGGTCCGACCAAGCCACAATGCCCGTTCCCGCCGGCGCTGCAGATGGTCGCGCCGGACAACGCCGGGGTCAAAGTCGCGGTGCCGATTGACATCCCGTTCCAGGAGCTCGACCGCATTCTGGAAGCGCAGTTCGTCGGCAAGACCTTCCCGGAGGGCGACAGCCGCGCCGCGATCACGGTGAAGCGTGCCAAGCTCGCCGCCAGCGGCGACCGGCTGCTGATCTCTCTGCTGGTCGATGCCAAGGAGAACCGCAGCTTCTTCGGCTTCGGCACCGAGGCGACGCTGCACATCTGGGGCCGCCCGACGCTCGATCAGGAAGACCAGACGTTGCGGCTGTCGGACATCAAGCTGGCGGTCGAATCCGAAGCCGCGTTCGGCCTGCTCGGCGACACCGCCCGCGCCGCGGTGCCCTATCTGGAGAAGGCGATCGCCGACAAGGCGGTGATCGACCTCAAGCCGGAGTCGACCAACATCCAGCGCCGGGTCGGCAATATGATCGCGACCTATCAGCGCAACGAGGACGGCCTGCGGATTTCCTCGGAGATCTCCAGCCTGCGGCTGTCGGACCTGGTATTCGACTCCAACATGCTGCGGATCACCGCCGAGGCCAACGGCATCCTCGAAGTCAAGGTCACCCGGCTCAAGCCGCCGGAGCTGCCGCAAGTCCCGCGCTGA
- a CDS encoding PRC-barrel domain-containing protein yields MKAKTIIAGLLGTTLLASAAYAQNPAPADNSSTMSKSSAAASDSQQHMGQWRASKLIGVNVYNQGNEKLGDISELLIDNQGRIQGVVIGVGGFLGVGQRDVAVTFDKLQWVNTPVSSNTAMNSQTTPAGSGTSTASPAAGTTTGAATSSSSSTSATANNADRWYPDHAVLNATKDQLKSMPEFKYSK; encoded by the coding sequence ATGAAAGCCAAGACGATCATCGCCGGTCTGCTGGGGACCACGCTGCTCGCGTCCGCCGCCTACGCGCAGAATCCGGCGCCGGCCGACAACAGCAGCACGATGTCGAAGTCGTCCGCTGCGGCGTCCGATTCGCAGCAGCACATGGGTCAGTGGCGTGCGTCCAAGCTGATCGGCGTCAACGTGTACAACCAGGGCAACGAGAAGCTCGGCGACATCAGCGAACTGCTGATCGACAACCAGGGCCGTATCCAGGGCGTCGTGATCGGCGTCGGCGGCTTCCTCGGCGTCGGCCAGCGTGACGTTGCGGTGACCTTCGACAAGCTGCAGTGGGTCAACACCCCGGTGTCGTCGAACACCGCGATGAACAGCCAGACCACTCCGGCCGGCTCGGGCACCTCGACGGCTTCTCCGGCCGCCGGCACCACCACCGGTGCGGCGACCTCGAGCAGCTCCTCGACTTCGGCGACCGCCAACAACGCCGATCGGTGGTATCCGGACCACGCGGTGCTGAACGCCACGAAGGATCAGCTGAAGTCGATGCCGGAGTTCAAGTACTCCAAGTAA
- a CDS encoding response regulator codes for MSTAPPSILVVEDDRETRALIAKYLRANNCNVATAADGREMERWIADHRVDLVVLDVMLPGEDGLSLCRKIRANSALPIIMLTARGDDVDRILGLEMGADDYLPKPFNPRELLARIRSVLRRQASAVTASATPGATTLGFLGWRMDCRRRELRNPDGALVAMTSAEFDLLQVLCERAGRVLSREALLDLTHGRNVGAFERSIDVLISRIRRKIEPDPREATLIKTVRAGGYVFTPEVETA; via the coding sequence ATGAGCACCGCACCACCATCGATTCTCGTCGTCGAAGACGACCGCGAGACCCGCGCGCTGATCGCCAAATATCTCCGCGCCAACAATTGCAACGTCGCCACGGCCGCGGACGGCCGCGAGATGGAGCGCTGGATCGCCGATCATCGCGTCGATCTGGTCGTGCTCGACGTGATGCTGCCGGGCGAGGACGGGCTCAGCCTGTGCCGGAAGATCCGCGCCAATTCGGCGCTGCCGATCATCATGCTGACCGCGCGCGGCGATGACGTCGATCGTATCCTTGGCCTCGAAATGGGCGCCGACGATTACTTGCCGAAGCCGTTCAATCCGCGCGAACTGCTGGCGCGGATCCGCTCGGTGCTGCGCCGGCAGGCGAGCGCGGTCACCGCCAGCGCCACCCCCGGCGCCACCACGCTCGGCTTCCTCGGCTGGCGGATGGATTGCCGGCGCCGCGAATTGCGCAATCCCGACGGCGCACTGGTGGCGATGACCAGCGCCGAGTTCGACCTGCTGCAGGTGCTGTGCGAGCGCGCCGGCCGGGTGCTGTCGCGCGAAGCACTGCTCGATCTCACCCACGGCCGCAACGTCGGCGCGTTCGAGCGCTCGATCGACGTGCTGATCAGCCGCATCCGCCGCAAGATCGAACCCGATCCGCGCGAAGCCACGCTGATCAAGACGGTGCGGGCCGGCGGCTACGTGTTCACGCCGGAGGTCGAAACCGCATGA
- a CDS encoding ATP-binding protein, protein MSLRARLAALGFGLKPEGIRGQIAILVLASIIASHIIIAAAFFANRPDMPRPPQQPEPHQLYEFAELMGRTPAADRPQLIVTIAAAFPELELAGTTAVARPHDGAWPPHQIDYLRRHLGPDYRVDLAGGDRIVITLPEGDAISARLPPERHRPVLGNPWMASLLIGVVSLALLGLWAARTLAAPLSAFATAAETFSLDSSDAPLPERGPAEIRSLARALNRMRERITTLIEDRTRMLAAISHDLRTPITRMRLRAEFIEDDHQRTQTLHDLDQMGAMLTAVLTFLRDGATRDAPTLIDLASAMQLITDQFADIGAKVAYQGPEHAMAMARPGDLHRAVTNLVENAVRFGTEVTIRLALHQDEIVIEVEDDGPGIADADKDSVMQPFVRGDDARNMDDSSSFGLGLSIARAIARGHGGELSLHTRTPHGLIARITLPRQAPSRAA, encoded by the coding sequence ATGAGCCTGCGCGCGCGGCTGGCGGCGCTCGGCTTCGGCCTGAAGCCGGAAGGCATCCGCGGCCAGATCGCGATCCTGGTGCTGGCATCGATCATCGCCAGCCACATCATCATCGCGGCGGCGTTCTTCGCCAACCGGCCCGACATGCCGCGACCGCCGCAGCAGCCGGAGCCACATCAGCTCTACGAATTCGCCGAACTGATGGGACGCACGCCGGCGGCGGACCGCCCGCAGCTGATCGTCACCATCGCCGCCGCCTTCCCGGAGCTCGAACTCGCCGGCACCACGGCCGTGGCCCGTCCGCATGACGGCGCCTGGCCGCCGCACCAGATCGACTATTTGCGCCGGCATCTCGGGCCGGACTATCGCGTCGATCTCGCCGGCGGCGACCGGATCGTCATCACCCTGCCCGAAGGAGATGCGATCAGCGCGCGGCTGCCGCCGGAGCGGCACCGGCCGGTGCTGGGCAATCCGTGGATGGCGTCACTGCTGATCGGCGTGGTCAGCCTCGCGCTGCTCGGGCTGTGGGCGGCGCGGACGCTGGCGGCGCCGCTGTCGGCATTCGCCACCGCGGCCGAGACTTTCAGCCTGGATAGTTCGGACGCGCCGCTGCCGGAGCGCGGCCCGGCCGAGATCCGCTCGCTGGCGCGGGCGTTGAACCGGATGCGCGAGCGCATCACCACACTGATCGAGGATCGCACCCGGATGCTGGCGGCGATCAGCCACGATCTGCGCACGCCGATCACCCGGATGCGGCTGCGCGCCGAATTCATCGAGGACGATCACCAGCGCACCCAGACGCTGCACGACCTCGACCAGATGGGCGCGATGCTGACCGCGGTGCTGACCTTCCTGCGCGACGGTGCCACCCGCGACGCGCCGACGTTGATCGACCTTGCCAGCGCGATGCAGCTGATCACCGATCAGTTCGCCGACATCGGCGCCAAGGTCGCGTATCAGGGTCCCGAGCACGCGATGGCAATGGCGCGGCCCGGCGACCTGCATCGCGCGGTCACCAACCTGGTCGAAAACGCGGTGCGGTTCGGCACCGAAGTGACGATCCGGCTCGCGCTGCATCAGGACGAGATCGTCATCGAGGTGGAAGATGACGGCCCGGGCATTGCCGATGCCGACAAGGACAGCGTGATGCAGCCGTTCGTGCGCGGCGACGACGCCCGCAACATGGACGACAGCTCCTCGTTCGGCCTCGGCCTGTCGATCGCCCGCGCCATCGCCCGCGGCCACGGCGGCGAGCTCTCGCTGCACACCCGCACGCCGCACGGCCTGATCGCGCGCATCACCCTGCCCCGCCAGGCCCCGAGCCGCGCGGCCTGA
- a CDS encoding FAD-dependent oxidoreductase: MHQTVEGRGGAESANLSAFASVASASVASASASSALTAAALRSEKPDLRKDAPVSVIGAGIAGAWQALLLARAGRKVSLYERGDNEMTQATSHWAGGMLAPYCEAEGAEPMVSQIGMRSLEMWRKEFPDAVFNGSLVVAHPRDRADFERFAKMTTGHQRVDADGIAELEPALAGRFREGLFFPDEGHVEPRLVLARLHERLIEAGGSIHFESEMTPEDLDGLVIDCRGLAARDKAPELRGVKGEMVVIKTAEVELSRPVRLMHPRWPLYVIPRQNNHFMLGATTVESEDELVMVRSALELLSAAYAVHPAFGEAHIVELGAGLRPAFPDNLPRIAIGNRRVATNGLYRHGFLMAPSLAEKVVAYVERGEIDNQVMRCL, from the coding sequence ATGCATCAGACAGTCGAAGGCCGCGGCGGGGCCGAATCCGCCAATCTTTCCGCGTTTGCTTCCGTTGCTTCGGCTTCAGTTGCTTCGGCTTCAGCTTCTTCGGCGCTGACCGCCGCAGCGCTGCGCAGCGAGAAGCCGGACCTGCGCAAGGACGCGCCGGTGTCGGTGATCGGGGCCGGCATCGCCGGCGCTTGGCAGGCGCTGCTGCTGGCGCGCGCCGGCCGCAAGGTTAGTCTGTACGAGCGCGGCGACAACGAGATGACACAGGCCACCAGCCATTGGGCGGGCGGCATGTTGGCGCCGTATTGCGAGGCCGAGGGCGCCGAGCCGATGGTCAGCCAGATCGGCATGCGCTCGCTGGAGATGTGGCGCAAGGAATTCCCGGACGCGGTGTTCAACGGCTCGCTGGTGGTGGCGCATCCGCGCGACCGCGCCGACTTCGAGCGCTTCGCCAAGATGACCACCGGCCATCAGCGCGTCGACGCCGACGGCATCGCCGAGCTGGAGCCGGCGCTGGCCGGCCGGTTCCGCGAAGGCCTGTTCTTCCCGGACGAAGGCCATGTCGAGCCGCGGCTGGTGCTGGCGCGCCTGCACGAGCGGCTGATCGAGGCCGGCGGCAGCATCCATTTCGAATCGGAAATGACTCCGGAAGATCTCGACGGCCTGGTGATCGACTGCCGCGGCCTCGCGGCCCGCGACAAGGCCCCGGAGCTGCGCGGCGTCAAGGGCGAGATGGTGGTGATCAAGACCGCCGAGGTGGAGCTGTCGCGCCCGGTGCGGCTGATGCACCCGCGCTGGCCGCTCTACGTCATCCCGCGCCAGAACAATCACTTCATGCTGGGCGCCACCACCGTCGAGAGTGAAGACGAGCTGGTGATGGTGCGCTCGGCGCTGGAACTGCTGAGCGCCGCCTATGCGGTGCATCCGGCGTTCGGCGAAGCCCATATCGTCGAACTCGGCGCCGGGCTGCGTCCCGCTTTCCCCGACAACCTGCCGCGGATCGCCATCGGCAACCGCCGCGTCGCCACCAACGGCCTGTATCGCCACGGCTTCCTGATGGCGCCGTCGCTGGCCGAGAAGGTGGTGGCCTATGTCGAGCGCGGCGAGATCGACAATCAGGTGATGCGATGCTTGTGA